A stretch of the Oncorhynchus mykiss isolate Arlee chromosome 23, USDA_OmykA_1.1, whole genome shotgun sequence genome encodes the following:
- the selu gene encoding selenoprotein U (The RefSeq protein has 2 substitutions compared to this genomic sequence), with translation MGIWSLGLGALGAAIAGIFLANTDLCLTKAAQASLEYLEDADLHSTGDDEKTMKAKTLWEKTGAVVMAVRRPGUFLCREEASELSSLKTQLEVLGVPLVAVVKENIGTEIQDFRPYFAGDIYVDVKHHFYGPLQRKMGGLGFIRRGVWQNFMRAWKAGYQGNMLGEGFVLXGVFVIGAGNQGILLEHREKEFGNKVENEDVLEAVNRIVPVQ, from the exons ATGGGGATTTGGTCTCTGGGTCTGGGGGCCTTAGGAGCAGCCATCGCAGGGATCTTCCTGGCTAATACTGACCTGTGTCTGACCAAGGCTGCTCAGGCCTCCCTGGAATACCTGGAGGACGCAGACCTTCACTCCACTGGAGACG ATGAGAAGACCATGAAGGCCAAAACTCTGTGGGAGAAGACCGGAGCAGTCGTCATGGCTGTACGACGGCCCGGATGATTTTTGTGCAGAGAG GAGGCCTCTGAGCTGTCCTCTCTGAAAACCCAGCTTGAGGTTCTTGGTGTCCCTCTGGTTGCCGTGGTGAAGGAGAACATCGGCACGGAGATCCAGGACTTCCGACCATACTTTGCTGGGGACATCTATGTAGACGTGAAG CATCACTTCTATGGCCCACTACAGAGGAAGATGGGAGGGCTGGGATTCATCCGTCGGGGGGTGTGGCAGAACTTCATGCGGGCCTGGAAGGCCGGTTACCAGGGCAACATGCTGGGGGAGGGCTTTGTCCTGGGAGGTGTGTTTGTCATCGGAGCGGGGAATCAG GGTATTCTTTTGGAGCACAGGGAGAAGGAGTTTGGCAACAAAGTGGAGAATGAAGATGTTTTAGAGGCTGTGAATAGAATTGTGCCAGTGCAATAG